GCTGTAGAAAGCACTACTCCATCACCCGCAAACCTTCCTGATGCTGTGGCTTAGAACATAAACTCTGGGCTCAGTTTCCCAAGCTTTGTCCTCCAAAGGAAAACCCGTTCTCTCCCAACATGCCTACTGGCTTTCAGGCAGGCTGTGGTCTCAGCTATGGATTTTGAAGCATCTGTGTTGATCTCTGTTCTAGACCAGAGCTTCTCAAACCTTAGCTGTGTGTAATAACCTGAAAAGGCTGTGTGTTGAAACTCAGAATCCTGGGCCTCCCTGACAGAGACTGAGTTTCAGTACATCTGGGGAGCAGTCCCAGGGTCTGCATGGCTCCCCGGGGATGCGGATGCTGCCAATTCACGCCACTGCACTTGGAGTAGGGCAGCTTTTGCATCTCAGTTCTCACCCAGAGGCGAGGACCTCCTGGCTTAATGTGGGCGAGGAGGACTACATGGAAATAATGAGGGATGAGACAGCTCAGTGAAGACATTTCTAAATACTAGCCTACTAGTATTTAGTGCAGGTTTCTCCCCAAGATGAATCCCCCTTTGCAAAGCAAGGTGCTGAGGAGCTAGGAAACACCCAGGTCACCCAGCTCTTGACTGGCAGAGCCTGGAGTCAGGTGCTGACCTGTCTGCTTGCCCACTGTGTCCACCATGAAGCTGAATTAATGTAAGATTTGACCATTACTGGCAGAACCACTGCCGTCTGTCCCGGCATGGGTGGTCAGCTAGTGTCATCTCTGCAGAGAAATGAAGATGTTCCCAAATGCATCTATCTGTGTGGAGCCCCACACCTGATTACTCCAGCCCTCCTCAGGTTAGGGTGTTGGGATCCGTGTGATGGAACAGGCAGCCAGGGTAGcctggccaggagagggagaggcacGCTCACCTTGAGTCTCCACACCCCACCTGGCCCTCCCGGCTCTCCTGATAGCAAGAGTTTAAGGGACATTTCAGGACTGGTCGACATTACGGCTGGGTGAGAATCCCCCACTGATTACCAAGTGTTTCAAAGGAGCAGGGAGCTGCAgcacagcagttctcaaagtgtggtccccagaccagcggcctcagcctcacctgggaactCGTTAGAAACCCAAATACTTCTGTCCCACCCCAGAACTACCAGAGCACACACTTTGGGTTTGGGGCCCAGCAATTCACATTTTAATGTGCCTTTCAGGAGATTCTGATGCACAGTTCAAATGTGAGAACAGTATTTCTACTGAAAGAACCAGCCAGATTCCCGGTGTCGTTTTGGGAGGACTTGGTTTGGGGACATGGAGGGCTCCCTGCTCTCTGGGTAGGCTCTGACACCCCCGAGGCAGAGGAGCTGGCCAAGCGTATACTAATCCTGCTGTAAAGTCAACAGTACCTTCTCCTGCCTCACTCGGTTACAGCCTTGCCCTGGAGAGGATTGACAGCGGGTTGGTGTGGTTGCTATGGTAACCCTTGTATTCTGCCCAGGCCCTTCCTCTGCGGGTGGTAATATCTGCATCACAAAGACACTAAgtaaaccccgtgtccggacttGCTCCCAGGTCTCTCCACACTGGAGCCTGGGGAAGCCTATTTGTTATCACTGCAGGGACAGACTCACCTGCAAGTCCTGGCCCATTTGGTCTTGTTGGTGTGTTTCTTACAATCTTCAGTACCTTCCAATTTCctgttttcagaaaagaaagcaagtaaaATGACATATATAGTTGTGGGGAGATTACGCCATGTGGTGGAAAAATTATGCCAGCCTCTGTTATTTCTTAAGGtgagatagaaaataaatgtggagcagatttttttttggatgatgtaattcacataccataaaattcacccttttttagtgtacagtttggtgagttttaatttaaaaagtaaaccgTACCACAAGAGTACTTTCTGGGGGGATAGAAATGTTCAGTAGGTTGTTTTGCATGATGGTTTCATGCGtgcagataatttttaaaactcttctaaCTGAATCATTAAGACTTGCTCAGTTTATTATAtctaaattatacctcaatttaaaaaataatttaaaaagtaaatggtggttcttcaaaaaaaaatctgaaacaaaattTGAGAAATGTTCAGTGGTTGACTCAATGAACTTGTCTGCAAAATAACAAGCAAACAATAGGTCCCATTTACCTTGTGGTATGAATCCCCTTCTCGTTAATGTTGATAAAGGAGAATTCAGATAAGCAAAAGCATTATAAAATAATGTGAGCAGGTTACTTTGCCTGAAGCAATACAACCTTAACAAACACCAAGAGAACAGTATCAATTTCATGATTACACACAGCTGAGAAAAGGAACAATCACGTGTATTACTTGATGTAAATACCCAAAAAAtggagtttaattttttaaacagaatagCCTCTCTCCAAATAAGCAGTATCTGATTACACATGTATTATAAGTCATACCAGGTGAATGAGCAAGTCGGTTTTAGCGTGTCGGCAAGAGTTATAAAATTGGGggttttccttaattttattctaattttcatttgaaaattgcacAGAGGCACAGATGCACAGAGGCAAATGATGTAGTAAAACACTACtagaacaaaaagagaaactaaGCCTTAGTTTCTAGGGAGAAATTACATAATTGCTTGAGGCAACGTTGTATGCATGGGGGGGGAAGCTATTATAAGGGATAATTACCAGAAAAACCACCCAATTCCTATAACTCTCTTAGGTACAGGCACTCAACTTCACCCCCCTTCCTTGTTCAAACCACGTCATTTTGGAATATGTGATGTGCTTGTGGAATGTAGTGATTACTACATATAGACAGTTGTTTCTAAGGACATATTTTTATAGCctacatataaataattatttttgttattatgtcTTTTCTAGATGTAAGACCAACTCTGTAGGCATATAGGCAGGGATTCTTATCTTTAGGTAGGTATTGTGTAGGTGAGAGTAAAGGTGAGTTGCATTTATCTTTGGGTGTGTTCGTGCTCTGGCAAAGGTTTGTAACTTGGGCGTTGTGAACCAAAGGTGCGCCAATTACCAGAAGTAGGTATGTGTGAATTCCAAACAGGCAATGTTCTCACTCATgaaaagaatgtaatttttaaacacaTGAAGAGCTTTCCACTTTACAGTGataatcactttttttaaaagagagaagggaaTACTTATTGAACAACTAGCACATGTTAAACACCATGTTAGATGCTCTATTATCCCACATCATCTTCACAACTAACCTGAGCAGGTACAAATCAACCCAGTTTCATAGACCAGGAGTCTGAGGTACAAAGCAACACaggtagtaagtggcagagtggtctgattccagagcctgtcATTTCGTTCTCTACCACAAAGTCTGCACTAAAATGCCAGAGAATTtccccaagaaaataaaaaataatggtgaATATTTAATTAGACCTCACTCCAGCTTTAAGTGATACagagtgacttttttttattcagaaagcttattttacgtcttttttttttatgaacgagtattcacattttatttttatgaaagagaGAATTATAGGTGTTTGTTTCAGGCTCAAGGCCAGAAAGTTGAAAGGACTCTGGGCTTTAGCTTAATTGCAAGCTGGAACAATATCTGGAAAAAACTGGAACCAACAAGGGAAGGGCACTCCTTCCCTGGGCTCCATGAGGCATCTCCTGGttctccttctgaaactatttctCTCAATCACTGTCTGGGACCAAACCCGTCCTCCATGATAACATTCCTCTCTGTTCAGTCTTTATATCACTTTAGATGCCCTCTGCCTTCTGCAGGCAGCTTCACCCATGCCCTGGCTTTTACATCCCTTGAACTGTCTCCAGCTCACACCCCTTTCCAGTTTTCTTAGACAGCTCCCTGGGCTCTCCAGTGGATAATTTCAAAGGCTAACTCATTCCTTACCTCCCCATCCCGTGAACAttccatttcctccctcctgtATTCCCTGTCTTGgcaccaccacccacccagctACCTGGGTGAGAAGTTTGGCAGTTATTTCGGACCTCCCCTAGGAACATCCAATAAGCCTTGAGGTCTTCTCGTCAATCATGTTTCTTCCCATTCCCTCTGCCACTGCCTTGGTTAGTTATGGCACTCACCTGTACCTTGGACCACTGGCAGCAGCTGGTCTCTGGCCTCCAACCAAAAAAGTTCCTTCTGGTGCGCACCCCACCTCTAGCTGATATAGCCAACACTCCATTAAGGAAACTGTATTAtctccttctccatcttcaaacCCATTTCTGGTTCCTTTGTGCCTAGAAGATACTAGCATAAAAGGCCCTACACATTTCACCCACCCCACCTTAACGCCAATATTAAATTCCACGTACTAAACCACTCCAAGTTTACAGAAGATGTGAGATTTTAGCCCTCTTTGCCTTGGTAAATTTCCTCTAGTTCAACTGCCTTGCTGACTTCTAATTATTGTTTTTTGAAGAAACCAGGCTTTCAGGGAACCATCTTTCTGGGGGAGGCTTCCTTTGTACCATGTGCTTGTTTCTGTCCTTGCTTCATTGTCACTGTACTGCTTGGATCTGTTCACAGGTGCGTCTCCCTTTCCCACTTCAGATCCTTGAGGCCAGCACAACACCTACCACACAGTGAATGGGCAATGACCGTATGACTTCCTAAACActtaaattatatgaaaatgtcATTATTGtagttcaaattttaaaagttcaaagtCCACATCCAAGAGAATCTTATTCAGATCGAGCTCTGCAGAGACAGCAATCCTACTACACAAGCTCCTTGGGAATCACTTTCATGACCACATATCCATCACGTACTCAGTACAACAACCTAACAACCAAATGCAACAAGTGAAACTTGGATTCTGGACttaaaaatacagttataaaGGACAATTAGAGGAAATAGAAATGGATTTTATGTTAGGTGACAGGACtgaattaatgttaattttccTAGGAATGATAATGATATAACAGGATGGTATgggcacaaaaaacagacatatggatcaatggatcagactagagagcccagaaacaaatctacacacctatggtcaattaatcttcaacaaaggaggaaagaacatacaatgggaaaaagacagtctcttcagcaaatggtgctgggaaaactggacagcagcatgtaaatcaatgaagttagaatattccctcacaccagacacaaaaataaactccaaatggcttaaagatttaaacataagacaagacgccataaacctcctagaagagaacacaggcaaaacattacctgacataaatcttagcaatgttctcctaaacCGTCTACTcagccaatagaaataaaagcaaaaataaacaaatgggatctaattaaacttataagcttttgcacagcagaggaaaccataaataaaacaaaaagacaacttatagaatgggagaaaatattcgcaaaggatgtgactgacaagggcttaatttccagaatatacaaacagctcatacaactcaataaaaaaaaaaaaaccccaatccaaaaatgggcagaagaactaaacaaacatttctccaatgaagacatacaaatggccaataggcacatgaaaaaatgctcaatattgctaattatcaaagaaatgcaaatcaaaaccacaatgaggtatcacctcacaccagtcagaatggctgtcattcaaaagtccataaacaataaatgctggagaaaagggaaccctcctacaccattggtgggaatgtagtttggtgcagccattatggaaaacagtaaggagattccttaaaaaactgaaaatagacttaccctatgatccagcaatgccaccactgggcatataaccagaagaaactctaattctaaaagatatatgcaccccaatgttcatagcagcactatttacaatgccaagaaatggaagcaaccgaaatgtccattgacagaagactggataaagaagttgtggtatatatatgatggaatactactcagccacaaaaaagaataaaataatgccatttgtaggaacatggatggacctggagatcatcattctaagtgaagtgcatcaggaagagaaaaaaaaataccatatgatatcacttatacatggaatctaaaaaaaaaaaagatacaagtgaacttacttacaaaacagacagacttacagacaaatttatggttaccagggtaaagggggtggggaaggataaattgaaagttcaggatttgtagatactattatatttaaaatagataaacaataatgtcctactgtatagcacagggaactatattcaatatcttgtaatggcttataatgaaaaagaatatatatatatatatcactatgctgtacaccagatattagcacattgtaaatcaactatacttcaaataaataaataaataaataataaaagagcaTAATATACAGAGAGATatagcaaatgtggcaaaatgttaactgATAAAAAGTGTGATTATTCTTTGTACtaatttttccacttttctgcATATTTGAAAAActtcagaataaaacatttggggaaaatggTAAGAacattaccaaaaataaaaatcaggggaagggcaggtgggagggtacagctcagtggtagagcgcatgcctagcatgcccaaggtcctgggctcaatctccagcacctccattaataaacaaacaaaccaacaaacctagttaccaccCCTGCAAAATAAACTAgttaattaaatgataaaaataaaataataaaaaaataaaaaatcaattaaatcttTTGACATTGAAGTGTCAGTATTACTTTTGGCCTTTCTCCCTCCCAAACCTGCAGCATGGTACCTTCCACTGCCAGGCTCACCCCTTAaagcctttctttcatttttaaatttttatttctcttttctttttccactttatttaagaaaaaaaattggagggggtaattaggtttatttattttcaaatggaggtacctggggattgaacccatgacctcatgcaccctaagcacacactccaccactgagctatacatacCCTCCCCTTAAAGCCACTGTATTTCAAACAGTTTTGTATTTCAAAGTTGAAAGTCACAGACATCCCTCTCAAAATACTGCAATTTGCTCTCCCAGTTGGCCGGTCATCCCAggctgtttgttcatttttatttgcctAAATGGTACATTGCTCTTTAGAAGcttaaacaaataaaactgtGCTTCCTACTTGGTCCATGTAATTTCTTGAGATTAACGATTGGAGATTTTCACAGGGGAAAACTTGAGGTGATAAGGAAGTAGCAGAAGTTGCAGAAGTAGTCTTGCTTTAATCCTTTCAGAATTGCCAAGTCTCTAGTAAGGTCTAGTGAAGTTTTTATTGCCGTGAAGGTGATTATAATTTAGCCCTTCTCTTAAACTTCTATTATATTCagacagaaattaagaaaaaaggatTTATGATCTTTATTTAAAAGAGTTAATGAACCTAAGTATATACTCAAGGGAACTAAAAATACATGGCTACACAAAAACAGGTACATGGCTGTTCACAGCGGCATTATTCGGAACAGCcgaaaggtggaaacaatccaaatgcctgTCAAACGGTggaaaacaaaatgtggcatatccattTAGGGGAATTTTAGTCATACAAAGGGATAAAATACTGATACACGGTACCACATGGATGAATcctgaaaatattatgctaagttaaaggAGCCAGGCACCAAGGCCACACAATGTGATTccgtttatatgaaatgcccagaataggcaaatccctAGAGACAAAGTTTGTTGGTGTTTGCCtgaggctgagggcagaggggtCAGAAATgagggaatgactgctaatgggtacagggttctttcgggggtgatgaaaatattctgcagTTAGGTGGTGGAGATGGTTCTAAAATTCTGTGACTATACTAAATGCCACTCTATTATGCACTTTAATGGAGGAATACTACAGTgtatgaattgtatctcaatttttcaaagaaaaagtaaatgaaaaacttTTCTATTTGGTCCCATTTTCAAGAACAGTTGAGGGGGAGCCCACGGAATGCTGGGTTTGACTGTACATTCGAGCTCCAAGTGACCACTGGTCAGAGTGAAGAGGAGGCCCAGATTTGTGGGGTGCTCTCCATCCTCCCTTCCCCAAGTCTCTCGGGAGCACCACTGTTAGTCTTGGCATCAAAGGGGCCAATCTCAGCACGCCCCAGTTTCCTAGCACCACCAGCATCCCAGCACTTCCTCCAAGACAATCCTCATGCGCGTCTCATACCCCCATCTCATCTTCATTTTCCTCACTTACCATTTTTCATTCATCTCCGTCCAGAACTGGTTGTGTTCAATGCTTTATCTCAGCTGCACGAGAACCATACCAGACtaatagtagatgctcaatagatttctggtgaatgaatgaacttagAAGAAAGTTTACACAGAAATCTGCACTGGGTGTTATTTTCAAAGATGAAGCACCACGcttcaaaatgtgtttttctccatAGAAATGTGTATCTAATCTTTAAGAAATCTTGCTCAAATGGTATTTTATTGCAGACAATTAAATTCACAAAATTTTACACCTCTTAAGGAAAACAGGCATCATAAACACAAAAACTTCACTATGTAAAACTCAAATTtacaacaagaaaataaacatggagCTTAGTTTTGGACGATGTGGTTATTGTTGCACTACCTTTATAATTCCTCATCCAGAGTCCGAAAACGTAGGCAAGCCCTAAAAATGTAGCAGAAGCATTTCCGCACACTGGTATCCATAATCTAGTTTGTGCAGAAGTGTTTCCACTAGATTCATAGAGTGGAAGGAAAAGGCGAGGACTGGTCATCTGGTCGCACTTCGGACCACCTGCAACTCTTCAATGGGCTTCCATTCTTGGTTGATGGttataagctttaaaaaagaaacgcaggaaaataaaattgttttgttaGGATCTGTCCTTCATCCTCACATCCCCTTTAGGATTTGTCCACACTGCCCTTTGGGAAAAGCATAGCATTTGTAGTCAAAGAATCATCTCTTTCCATCTCTAAAATAGTAATATGGGctggtttctttcactctgtCCCTCTAAAAAGACTCTGGGTTCCTGAGTACTATCGGATCAGAGGGAAAGGTCACATACATTTACCCTACTTTCACTTAACAGgttctagattttaaaatttcctatggTTTTATGAGAACTATAAGCTCAAAACGTGTGTCTGCTTCTTGTGTGTGGATGTATAATGCTCCGAGCAGAGAGGCAGGCACACAGCAGGCTCTTAAAATTTCCTCATTGTAATTACTCAGCGAAGGTACAGATGATCAAAGTTCCACAATAAGGGAAAAGGGACAGTGCCGTGGACAGTCCTTGACTTCCAAAGTACTCGCATTCAGAGATCCTCATTTATTCTCACAAGTTTTCTATTATTCCAGGAACGGGGAATTGTAGGTAATTTTAAAGATCCTAAATGTCTTTCCCTAAGTCAAACTGTGTTAtttgaaagtttgtttttaaaaaaaacaactttcttgACAGACCTAACTAGTGTTCATCCCAACAGACTTTAGACTTTActtgcaaaatatttaaaatgtaaaaaatgtttgCAATAGTCTTAAAATTAACTCATTTGAATCAGTGGATATTAGCTAGTTTTGCTTAAAGAGAATGTcgctcctgttttctttttttttttttttaaccacaatggCCCGTATATTTACTTTAGATAAATAACGGGTAAAATGAGATTCTGTTACGGTAACAATAGAAGTTCATATTTGAGTGCATATTTATggaccaggcactgggctaaagGGCTCTCATCgattttatcttctttaatcCTCTAAGCTCTGAGATAGAGCCCTATTATTGagcccattttatagattctGAGAGCCTCAGAAGGCCAACTTGTCTAAAATCACCTGTGAGTAGTGGAGCAAGGATTTGAACTAGATCTCTACAACTCCACAGCACTCTCTTTAACACCACACTAAATGGCACCCTGAAAGTGAAAGGGACTAAATCTATCTCTCTGACAAAGATGTTAAGGTTTGGGCTAAGTGTAAATCACATTTTGATTTTGCAATACCTTTCCAGGTACGGTAGGATCCACAGTTTCCCAAGGTTCTGGGTTTCCTTTTCGATCAAtgctaaaagcaaaagaaagctgATTAAATATTAAAGTAAGTGAAATTAAACCAACTCTAACACTGGATTTATAAATACACTAGGGACAGGCTCAGACTGCATACTTAGGCTCTCATGGTTAATTGAAATTGATGGgaaattccttttaaaagctTCACAGTTTGGCTCAAACATTGAGAATCAATCCCTCTGCAGGGCAGGAGGTGTGTATTGCATTTATTGGGCTAGACTGGAGAATGTTCTCGTAAGCTGAAGAGCAGTGAAGGTGGAAGTACCAGGCTCAGAATGAGCAAATATGCTCTTGACCGGGGTTTATGGGAGGGGCAGAAGGGCTGGGCTTGAACTCTGTATGTGGTAAACTGCGGGGCGCTAGGCTTCTCTGCCAGATCCTAGCATTACTGCCCTTTCCAGCCCTGAACCCGGCCAAGATCAGTTTCAAGTCTCTTTCTTCCTCATATTCCAGAATACATGGCATTTTATCTTATATCCAGGGCTGAGATTAAGTTCATTGCAGACAACTGAATCTATTAACTCTACCACATTAGGAAACATCTTTCtaataaactgaaaattttatatttcattaaaatgatgATTTAAGTTTAATGATGTATATCCCAAAAGACCATTTAAGAACTTGACATTTcaaaacttcagttaaaaaaaaaaatttattctgctGCAGGAGAAAAGGAGGACGGCCAAAGGATGAAGAGATATTTAGATACAAGGAACAGCCTAATTGTGTTAATATCATCATTTAATAGCCTTCTGATATCTAAATGCTTTCTAGCCCTGACTCCAAGCTCACAATTTGACATTCTTATCCCGGGGGAAAAACAGGAAACTGATACGCATTTCATAAACTGAAGGTCAACGTAACACTGCTCAAAAACgtttttataaatgataaaagcCTACTTACATCACATCGGTTTTCTTAAGAGAATAAAGAGCAAAAGACGAAGCTCCACCCGCTGCCAGCGTCGTGAAAACCACCAAAGGAATAAGCTAATAGAGAACAAAATATTCCTATGATTCAATGTCAAACACTTGAAATACAACAGAATAGCTATACATCAATTTTTAATATCTTCAAAGTTTGCATCATctgctctttaaaaattaatatttttagtcAAGATTTTCAATTGCTTTAAAAActtacttccttctttttcatcAGGAGTTGGAAAAAACCCATGATGACTTCAGTGTAGAACGtcaaatctagaaaataaaaaaaatccaagatacTGATCAAAACTCAGCTACTAGGACCCAATCTGGTGAGCGCCGAAGCGGCCAACGTATCCCAAAGTCATCCTTGCGCAGCTCCCCAGCACCTTCGCCCAAGGGCGGCTCACCTTGGGGACCGGGCGGGGCGAGGCAGCGCGTGAGGACGATGCTAACGCCCAGAACTGAACCCGGACCTCGGTCTCCTTGCCTTATATATGAACCACACCCGCTCCGGAAGGGCCGGCCAGAGCGTTCTGGTCACGCGGGGCCGCGCGAGGGGCGTGAGGGCCCTGACTCGCTTTCCCTGCCCGGCAACCACGCGCCCCCTGCAGGGCTCCGTGCCCGCAGACGCCGCGCAGCCGGCCGCGAGCGCCCCCTGCCGCCCGCCGCAGTGCTTACCTGCCGAGCCCGGGCTGGGCGTCGGCGCGCCTGCAAGAGGGTGGAACTGAGAATAAGGGGCGCTCTGACTGCCAAGGCCTGGTGAAAAACCAGCCCTTCTAAAAGGAGGCCCGGAAAAGGAGCCACAGAGCCGGGGATCCTATGGGAGGCTCCTGGGTGCAGGCAGGTAAACTAGAATTAGTCCAGTCACATTAAAAGTGAGGTAGCGCACATATGGAGGTAATTAAAATTGAAAGTTCGTTTTGAAATAACTCCCACAGTGTTctgattttttcccttaaaaaaatcaaggatgagggagaagaaaaagaatcagcTGGAGAGGTTTCCAGCAGAAGATCTCTGAGATGACCCGGTAGGTTGCTTCATCTTGAGATCCCCCATTTAGCTGGCTCCTAAAGTAGCAGCCTAGCCTCACACATAGCGTGCAAGTGTCTGCAGAACCATGGGAATAATAATTAAATCAGGGTTTCTGTGCCAGCGTACCAGAATCTTCTAGACATTTTTGCAAGGTATGTTTTTTTAAGCTCGGAGATACTGCAGTCAcatagccagtaagtggcagagatgtgatcagaacccaggtctgtctgggaATAAACATCACTGTTCTTTTTTGCACCCCGCTCTTACTGCTACAATTAAGACAAGAGCGCAAGCCCAGTTATTTTAAAACGAttgttttaaaactgaagttCAAACTATGAGTTAACGTTAAAAACGGAAACGTCTTAATGTTTTCTGAAGGGCTAGATCAAGCTGTTTCAACCTCATCTTAGTTCAAGTCATGGGCTTTGCATTCAAACTGACCTGAGCTcagagcccaccccaccccttatCACACTTTATTAGCAGACTGACTTCGAGGTAACTACTTAACCTTTATGAGACAgtttatcagtaaaatggagacaaaCCTAGCTCAGGAGTTGGAAGAAATGTTAGAATGTGTGAAAAGCATGTAGCATTCTGCCTTGCCtgtagtaggcattcaataaatagtaattattttttgcaAAGATTTGTTTTCTATAAAGCAGATCATAAATATAACTTCTCACTCAGTTACTCTGACAAGGATTTTTGTTGTGTAACCCAAGCTGTAAGTGGAGATGTTTGTCAATTACTGCAAAGAAAATCCAACATTTTCTGTGGTTCATATTGAATAGAATCAGAAAAGCGTTTTAATGCTCCTTCTGCAGAATTTCTAAGCTACTTTTGtcagattataaaaaaaaaagcctcattttGTTACTTAAAGATAAATTTTTCTAgagtagaaagaagagaaaaaggaaatcttaCAGGAATATATATGGcccacaaattaaaattaaaacgtGTAGCTCTTGCCTAGTACTGACCTTAAACTCAGAGCCCTGCTTTGCCAATgttgtttcttttcaaaatacagttttGTAGTAGTTTAGGTGTTATTCTGAGAATGAGGCATGTTaagaagataataaaaacacaattCCCTTACATAACGTTTCTTACAATTTAGTGCCCATGATCTGGTGCCAAAGACAGATGATTAATCCTGGCTGAAGTGGGTGGATCTGAGAAATCTTAC
This DNA window, taken from Camelus dromedarius isolate mCamDro1 chromosome 5, mCamDro1.pat, whole genome shotgun sequence, encodes the following:
- the C5H15orf48 gene encoding normal mucosa of esophagus-specific gene 1 protein; this translates as MGFFQLLMKKKELIPLVVFTTLAAGGASSFALYSLKKTDVIIDRKGNPEPWETVDPTVPGKLITINQEWKPIEELQVVRSATR